From Draconibacterium halophilum, one genomic window encodes:
- a CDS encoding S41 family peptidase, whose amino-acid sequence MKKLALLIMFLAIGFLSFSQETRLLRQPTISDSQVAFAYGGDIWVSDLATNLTTRLTSTGAVESQPCFSPDGKIIAFNSNRSGVSSVYTVPVEGGTPTRITWHPSGATVRGWSPDGEKVLYASARETAPSSFARLWTISKNGGPASLLTKQFGNDGSFSPDAKKIVIDRVSRWDVEWRGYRGGQNKPLVILNLEDFSEEFIPNEKTTDIQPLWLGDKIYFISDRDFVANIWSYTPATKQLEQLTKFAGSDVKWLDGKDNRLVFEREGYLHLMNINTKAIKKLSINVIGDFPWAETKWEDVSSSARSASLSPTGKRAIFEARGEIFTVPEEHGDTRNITQSSNVADRAPIWSPKGDQLAWFSDKGGKGYALLIANQNGLEEPKSISIGESKLGWEPTWSPDGKYIAFTDDDVRIRVVNLDEETIETIAIGGNNMERGDMGLTWSPDSKWLAYTKSASNNFRQITIWSLEDKTTHKVTNTFADAFSPAWDKDKNHFYFLASTDLALGSGWANTSSMTANANYSAYVVNLQKNSESPFKLKSDEEEIKEDDDKESAKEEDEKDEKDDAEAEEKDESMKIDFENITERTIPLPIPNRKYRKIVTGAEGNIFIAESVPNQPGFTIQKFILEDREAKEFVSAARSMTISNDGKKMLAKIGSSWKIMSTSGASGKDGKSLKVSLKTKLDRSKEWTQIFEEAWRYERDYFYDPNLHGRDWEVVHERYAPLIPFVKHRADLTYILDQMNGELSVGHSFVMGGDYPDTESNLVGMLGADLVPENEAWKIERIYSTESWNPQLSSPLEEPGLKVTEGNFIVGVNGEEMTATDNPFKFLDGTSGVQTVLHINDKPDFESAWTITVKPIRSENALRQRAWVEDNRRKVDELSDGKLAYIWVPNTGSPGFISFNRYYFAQQNKLGAVIDERFNGGGLLDDYMVDLMTRNLRAGLTNEVPNGKPFRLPAGILGPKALLINEKAGSGGDFFPWVFRQQKAGPLIGSTTWGGLVKSSVHYSLVDGGALTAPDNAVFDPINNEWIAENKGVAPDIEVQQDTKSLEEGKDPQLERAVQEVLKLVQGQGIKEITPPPFPTPAVKK is encoded by the coding sequence ATGAAAAAATTAGCACTTCTGATTATGTTTCTTGCCATTGGCTTTTTGTCTTTTTCGCAGGAAACCAGATTATTGCGTCAACCAACAATTAGCGATTCACAGGTTGCTTTTGCCTATGGAGGCGACATTTGGGTAAGCGATTTGGCAACGAATCTCACCACCCGACTCACCAGCACAGGAGCAGTTGAAAGCCAACCTTGTTTTTCTCCCGATGGAAAAATCATAGCTTTTAATTCCAACCGTTCCGGTGTTTCATCAGTTTATACTGTTCCGGTTGAAGGTGGCACTCCCACTCGAATTACCTGGCACCCAAGCGGGGCGACAGTTCGTGGCTGGTCGCCCGATGGTGAGAAAGTTCTGTACGCCTCCGCACGCGAAACCGCACCAAGCAGCTTCGCACGTTTATGGACCATTTCAAAAAATGGTGGCCCGGCAAGTTTGCTTACCAAACAATTCGGAAACGATGGATCTTTCTCGCCGGATGCAAAGAAAATTGTTATCGATCGCGTTTCGCGCTGGGATGTAGAGTGGAGAGGATATCGCGGTGGACAAAATAAACCACTTGTTATTCTCAACCTGGAAGATTTTTCGGAAGAATTTATTCCCAACGAAAAAACCACCGATATTCAGCCGCTTTGGCTGGGCGATAAAATCTACTTTATTTCCGACCGCGATTTTGTAGCGAATATTTGGTCGTACACACCGGCAACAAAACAATTGGAGCAGTTGACCAAGTTTGCAGGCTCTGATGTAAAATGGCTGGACGGAAAAGACAACCGGCTTGTTTTTGAGCGCGAAGGCTATTTGCACCTTATGAATATAAACACAAAAGCGATAAAAAAACTATCGATTAATGTTATTGGCGATTTCCCCTGGGCTGAAACAAAATGGGAAGATGTAAGCTCCTCAGCACGATCAGCATCATTATCGCCAACCGGGAAACGCGCTATTTTCGAAGCTCGTGGCGAAATTTTTACTGTTCCTGAAGAACATGGAGATACACGTAATATCACCCAATCGTCAAATGTGGCCGACCGCGCTCCTATTTGGTCACCAAAAGGCGATCAACTGGCCTGGTTTTCAGACAAAGGAGGAAAAGGTTACGCTTTACTAATAGCCAATCAAAACGGTTTGGAAGAACCTAAAAGCATTTCAATTGGCGAATCGAAACTTGGCTGGGAACCAACCTGGTCGCCCGATGGAAAATACATTGCTTTTACCGACGACGATGTACGCATACGTGTTGTAAACCTTGACGAAGAAACAATTGAAACCATTGCTATTGGAGGAAACAATATGGAACGCGGAGATATGGGGCTTACCTGGTCGCCCGATTCTAAATGGCTGGCTTATACAAAATCGGCCTCGAATAATTTCAGGCAAATTACGATCTGGTCGCTCGAAGACAAAACCACCCACAAAGTAACCAACACTTTTGCCGATGCCTTTTCACCCGCTTGGGACAAAGACAAAAATCATTTTTACTTTTTAGCCAGTACTGATCTGGCCTTGGGTTCTGGCTGGGCCAACACCAGTTCAATGACTGCAAATGCCAACTACAGCGCTTATGTTGTAAATCTTCAAAAAAATAGCGAGTCGCCATTTAAACTAAAAAGCGACGAAGAAGAAATAAAAGAAGATGACGATAAAGAATCAGCAAAAGAGGAGGATGAAAAGGACGAGAAAGACGATGCCGAAGCTGAAGAGAAAGATGAGTCGATGAAAATTGACTTTGAAAATATTACTGAGCGAACGATTCCCTTACCTATACCAAACCGAAAATACCGAAAAATAGTAACTGGTGCAGAAGGAAATATATTTATTGCAGAATCGGTTCCCAACCAACCGGGTTTCACAATTCAGAAGTTCATCCTTGAAGATCGGGAAGCAAAAGAATTTGTAAGTGCAGCGCGCAGCATGACCATATCAAACGATGGTAAAAAAATGTTGGCAAAAATTGGTTCATCGTGGAAAATAATGTCGACGAGCGGAGCTTCCGGCAAAGATGGAAAATCATTAAAAGTCAGCTTAAAAACCAAACTCGATCGTTCAAAAGAATGGACTCAAATATTTGAGGAAGCATGGCGATACGAACGTGATTACTTTTACGATCCCAATCTTCACGGAAGAGACTGGGAAGTAGTTCATGAACGCTATGCACCACTTATTCCGTTTGTTAAGCACCGTGCCGATCTCACCTATATTCTTGACCAAATGAACGGGGAACTTTCAGTTGGTCACAGTTTTGTTATGGGCGGCGACTATCCCGATACCGAAAGCAATTTAGTTGGTATGTTGGGAGCAGATCTTGTGCCCGAAAATGAAGCATGGAAAATTGAGCGTATTTACAGTACAGAAAGCTGGAATCCACAATTGTCAAGTCCTCTGGAAGAACCCGGATTAAAAGTTACTGAAGGTAATTTTATCGTTGGAGTTAATGGCGAAGAAATGACTGCCACCGACAATCCATTTAAATTTTTAGATGGCACCTCGGGTGTACAAACGGTATTGCATATTAATGACAAACCAGATTTTGAAAGTGCCTGGACAATAACAGTGAAACCAATTCGTAGCGAAAATGCCTTACGGCAACGCGCCTGGGTAGAAGATAACCGCAGAAAAGTGGATGAATTATCCGATGGGAAACTAGCCTATATCTGGGTGCCAAACACCGGTTCTCCTGGTTTTATTTCGTTTAACCGTTACTATTTTGCACAACAAAATAAACTGGGAGCTGTGATCGACGAACGTTTTAACGGGGGTGGTTTATTGGATGATTATATGGTTGACCTGATGACACGGAATTTACGCGCAGGACTTACCAACGAAGTGCCAAACGGCAAACCGTTCAGACTGCCTGCAGGAATCCTTGGTCCGAAAGCTTTGTTAATTAATGAAAAAGCCGGTTCAGGCGGCGATTTCTTTCCATGGGTTTTCCGCCAACAAAAAGCCGGACCACTTATTGGCTCAACTACCTGGGGAGGTCTGGTAAAATCATCGGTACATTATAGTCTGGTTGATGGTGGAGCACTTACTGCACCTGACAATGCAGTCTTCGATCCGATAAACAACGAATGGATTGCTGAAAACAAGGGCGTGGCTCCGGATATTGAGGTACAACAAGACACTAAATCACTTGAGGAAGGAAAAGATCCTCAGTTAGAACGTGCGGTACAGGAGGTACTAAAATTGGTTCAAGGACAAGGAATAAAAGAGATAACACCTCCCCCCTTTCCTACTCCAGCAGTAAAAAAATAG
- a CDS encoding sulfite exporter TauE/SafE family protein, giving the protein MIFNSSFENIYLILPLIGFLIGLFGTMLGGGGGFFFLPVLTLIIGVPAHTAVATSLAATLPIGLVGSWGHYRKGNIDTRTGWLFCIAGIVGALLGARLTNFISGPQLKLFFGVYSILIAVNMLVTETRKKKESLAAENNNKLKPGKIAKGSFFGLTAGMISGTFGTSGTAPIIAGLFSMRLPVKLVVGTSLLVVLVITIFAVGAHFLVGSIDLTLIAFLTSGSVIGAFLGPRLFSKAKIGKSEKKVQYVYAVVVAAIGVLMIVNR; this is encoded by the coding sequence ATGATTTTTAATTCTTCGTTCGAAAATATTTACCTGATTTTACCATTAATTGGCTTTTTAATCGGACTTTTTGGTACCATGCTTGGTGGAGGGGGAGGTTTTTTCTTTTTACCGGTACTTACATTAATTATCGGAGTTCCGGCGCATACGGCTGTTGCTACATCGCTGGCAGCAACCCTGCCAATTGGTTTGGTTGGTTCGTGGGGACACTACCGAAAGGGAAATATCGATACGCGAACGGGATGGTTGTTTTGTATAGCCGGAATTGTTGGAGCATTGCTGGGCGCCCGTTTAACAAACTTTATTTCGGGGCCGCAGTTGAAATTGTTTTTTGGTGTTTATTCCATACTTATTGCCGTTAATATGCTTGTTACCGAAACACGTAAGAAGAAGGAGAGCCTTGCTGCTGAAAATAATAATAAGTTAAAGCCAGGCAAGATTGCGAAAGGCTCGTTTTTTGGCTTAACGGCAGGAATGATTTCCGGAACCTTCGGAACCAGTGGAACGGCGCCAATTATTGCCGGACTGTTTTCGATGCGTTTGCCCGTTAAACTTGTTGTTGGTACATCGTTGCTGGTGGTTTTGGTGATTACGATATTTGCTGTAGGAGCCCACTTTTTAGTAGGGAGTATCGACCTTACACTTATTGCTTTTCTTACATCAGGTTCTGTAATTGGTGCCTTTTTGGGCCCTCGCTTGTTTTCTAAAGCTAAGATAGGAAAATCAGAAAAAAAAGTGCAATATGTATATGCAGTTGTTGTTGCAGCAATAGGTGTTTTAATGATAGTAAACAGATAG
- a CDS encoding phosphatidate cytidylyltransferase: MILTIYIFILSYFLLGAIGFFFINRKKEKAVARKSWTKFIAYFFIIHILFFSITVKPIFFQVLVGVILLIGAFELFGLYKMAGYKHSGFVIVSILIYVVLGAGLWMFGTMDNKLVLFAFLILSIFDAFSQISGQLWGKTKIAPEISPNKTIGGSVGGALFALASGFLLHGLYNNKWYVVAGLTLGIIVFAFLGDIAASFYKRKFDVKDYSNLIPGHGGVLDRFDSLIAGGAWVTFFFLMIGY, translated from the coding sequence ATGATTTTAACGATATACATTTTTATTTTGTCGTATTTTTTGCTTGGTGCAATTGGCTTCTTTTTTATTAACCGGAAAAAGGAAAAAGCAGTGGCCCGAAAAAGCTGGACGAAGTTTATAGCTTATTTTTTTATTATCCACATTTTATTTTTTAGCATCACTGTAAAACCAATTTTCTTTCAGGTTTTGGTTGGAGTAATATTGTTAATTGGTGCTTTCGAACTTTTTGGGCTATATAAAATGGCAGGCTATAAACATTCAGGGTTTGTAATCGTTTCCATTCTTATCTATGTTGTATTAGGGGCAGGATTGTGGATGTTTGGGACTATGGATAATAAACTGGTGCTTTTTGCTTTTTTGATCTTATCGATTTTTGATGCGTTTAGCCAGATCTCGGGACAGTTGTGGGGAAAAACGAAAATTGCACCAGAAATCAGTCCAAACAAAACCATTGGAGGATCTGTTGGAGGGGCTTTGTTTGCATTGGCGAGCGGTTTTCTTCTTCACGGTTTATACAACAACAAATGGTATGTGGTTGCCGGGCTTACACTCGGAATAATCGTATTTGCATTTTTAGGAGACATTGCGGCATCGTTTTATAAAAGAAAATTTGATGTAAAAGATTACAGCAATTTAATTCCCGGGCACGGAGGAGTTCTTGATCGTTTTGATAGTTTAATTGCCGGAGGAGCCTGGGTGACATTTTTTTTTCTAATGATTGGTTATTAA
- a CDS encoding diacylglycerol/polyprenol kinase family protein, with protein sequence MGNTITLSVVYFFAIILLLAFNELNYRRLKIKGEFTRKFAHFTATIAVVPFPYIFSSHWYVFVLALIFFAALFITQFSKQLNSIHDIDRKSIGSYLLPASIYLTFLMSDLLGSKFIFILPMLILGICDPMAAIVGISFKTNNHKIKVFGIDTGKSVFGSGAFLMTSFVISLLALYFNRGVFDLKTFYIGMAVAVVSTLAELFSWRGSDNLTIPLGAAFTLLLLR encoded by the coding sequence ATGGGAAATACTATAACGTTGTCAGTAGTATATTTTTTTGCGATAATTTTATTGCTGGCTTTTAACGAACTTAACTACAGAAGGCTAAAAATAAAAGGTGAATTTACACGTAAGTTTGCGCACTTTACCGCAACCATTGCAGTGGTTCCGTTTCCATATATCTTTTCAAGTCATTGGTATGTGTTTGTGTTGGCGCTCATTTTTTTTGCTGCATTGTTTATAACGCAGTTTAGTAAGCAATTGAATTCAATCCACGATATCGACCGGAAATCGATTGGAAGTTATCTTTTACCGGCATCCATTTACCTCACCTTTTTAATGTCGGATTTACTGGGTAGTAAATTTATTTTCATATTACCGATGTTGATTTTGGGGATTTGCGATCCGATGGCAGCCATTGTAGGAATAAGCTTTAAAACGAATAATCACAAAATAAAAGTATTTGGCATTGATACCGGAAAATCGGTTTTCGGGTCGGGAGCATTTTTAATGACCAGCTTTGTTATTAGTCTGTTAGCCTTATACTTTAATCGTGGTGTTTTCGATTTGAAAACATTTTATATTGGTATGGCAGTAGCTGTGGTAAGCACGCTGGCCGAGTTGTTTAGCTGGAGAGGATCAGACAATTTAACCATTCCTCTGGGGGCCGCTTTTACACTTTTACTTTTAAGGTAA
- a CDS encoding SDR family oxidoreductase → MKKIVINGANGYVASNFINELLLEKHQVVALARSNQKYTAEERVKAAVTDMNNGKQVDFTNLEVHDYSLFEENFALQDSELKTIFGGNIDYFHFAASLKFDIKSKEEIFGTNLQGVTNSINTFQKFSAKQSRFFFVSTAYSCGRIEVSFKEKFYENAEIDAFRNYYEQSKRYAENVIKDYIDNKGLNACILRLSQVVGNNKTGVTKTDYGIFDFSKRVQKLAKKYPNSVIRLKVDPNSTQNLLPIDTAVTYLMSAVKAEQVPEILNLIAKSSVKNKDLLGSISELLPISLVPDMTLEKEQMNSLERIMAIGMSFTGAYIDTNIIFDTTNLDSIVEQDISEVSAESVHRMLSYFLNGDSTAKVNGIKAAV, encoded by the coding sequence ATGAAGAAAATTGTTATAAATGGAGCTAACGGATATGTAGCTTCTAATTTTATTAACGAATTATTGTTGGAGAAGCATCAGGTGGTTGCACTCGCACGCAGTAACCAAAAATATACTGCAGAGGAGCGTGTAAAAGCTGCCGTTACTGATATGAACAATGGAAAACAAGTTGATTTCACTAACCTTGAAGTTCACGATTATTCGCTATTTGAAGAAAATTTTGCCTTGCAGGATAGCGAATTGAAAACCATTTTTGGAGGAAACATCGATTACTTTCATTTTGCAGCAAGTTTAAAATTTGATATAAAATCAAAAGAAGAGATCTTTGGAACAAATTTACAGGGAGTAACTAATTCGATAAATACTTTTCAGAAATTTTCAGCAAAACAATCGCGTTTCTTTTTTGTGAGTACGGCTTATTCGTGTGGTCGGATAGAAGTATCCTTTAAAGAAAAGTTTTACGAAAATGCTGAAATCGATGCATTCAGGAATTACTACGAGCAATCAAAACGCTATGCTGAAAATGTAATAAAAGATTACATAGACAATAAAGGTTTAAATGCTTGTATTTTGCGTTTATCGCAAGTGGTTGGAAACAACAAAACTGGTGTTACAAAAACCGATTATGGTATTTTCGATTTCTCGAAGCGAGTACAAAAGCTGGCAAAAAAGTATCCAAATAGTGTAATCCGTCTGAAAGTTGACCCCAACTCAACTCAAAATCTTCTACCCATTGATACAGCGGTAACTTACCTGATGAGTGCAGTAAAAGCTGAGCAGGTTCCTGAAATTTTGAATCTGATAGCCAAAAGCTCGGTGAAAAATAAAGATCTCTTAGGCAGCATAAGCGAACTGTTACCTATTTCGCTGGTTCCCGATATGACATTGGAAAAAGAGCAGATGAATTCTTTGGAGCGGATAATGGCAATTGGAATGTCGTTTACCGGAGCTTATATTGATACAAATATTATATTCGATACAACTAATCTGGATTCAATAGTAGAACAGGATATAAGCGAAGTTTCTGCAGAATCGGTACATCGTATGCTTTCTTATTTTCTGAATGGTGATTCAACCGCGAAAGTTAACGGAATAAAAGCTGCTGTATAA
- a CDS encoding CDP-alcohol phosphatidyltransferase family protein — MKKIYVRGENIVNLPNAISLYRLLAFPVIFYAALIGNESLFVWLLCISLVSDVADGNLARYLKQQTHFGAALDNLADICTYAMAILGLFVFKWNDIEPHSWFLFLFLGLFVVSYIVSFARFGKIPGLHLYSAVSAGYVQSVFFFVLFVFGFYAWFFYLAVGWGIVAYIEKILVLFKLDDIKIGVKGLYWLIKEDKEAK, encoded by the coding sequence ATGAAGAAAATTTATGTACGTGGCGAGAATATTGTTAATCTGCCGAATGCCATTAGTTTATACCGTTTATTAGCATTTCCCGTAATATTTTATGCTGCCCTTATTGGCAACGAGTCGCTGTTCGTATGGTTGCTTTGCATTAGCCTGGTAAGCGATGTGGCCGACGGAAACCTGGCACGTTACCTGAAACAGCAAACCCATTTTGGGGCCGCACTCGATAACCTGGCCGATATTTGTACATACGCAATGGCCATTTTAGGTTTATTTGTATTTAAATGGAACGATATTGAACCGCATAGTTGGTTTTTATTCCTGTTTCTGGGATTGTTTGTAGTCAGTTATATCGTATCGTTTGCACGTTTCGGAAAAATTCCGGGGTTGCATTTGTACTCTGCAGTTTCGGCCGGATATGTGCAAAGTGTATTCTTTTTTGTACTGTTTGTTTTTGGATTTTATGCATGGTTCTTTTACCTGGCAGTAGGATGGGGAATTGTAGCGTACATCGAAAAAATATTAGTTCTCTTTAAACTCGATGATATAAAGATTGGGGTAAAGGGGCTCTATTGGTTAATAAAAGAAGATAAAGAAGCTAAATAA
- a CDS encoding S41 family peptidase gives MKKIVLQTLSLILLLVYATGVDAKDDSRLLRYPDINNNLVAFVYAGDIWTVNSNGGDATRLTSHEGLELFPKISPDGKLIAFSAEYSGTRQVYVMPAEGGTPKQLTYYNSVGMMPPRGGFDNVVLDWTPDSKNILIRGNRTIWGQRNGKYFLVNIEGGLEKPLQIVNGGFATFSPDAKKLCFTPVDREFRSWKRYKGGRATDLWIYDLEKDISEQITDFKGSDQWPVWFGNEILFASDRDLKFNIYSYNTESKEVKQITNFSDFDVMWPSGENGQIVFENGGYIYKTNLKTGETTKLTVNLHFDNPNLLPYFKNVADNIHSYSVSPTAKRALFDARGDIFSVPAEKGITENLTKTQGVREIYPQWSPNGKYISYYSDESGEYEIYLLENKEGAKPEQITNNSSAWKYDSEWSPNSKYMVYSDRTLNLKLLNVETKKEVTIDHAAQSEIRSYNFSPDSKWVTYEKESANGQTSIWVYNVESGNTTQLTDNRFNDYSPVFSTDGEYLFFLSNRDFNLDFSSFEFSYLYKNATRIYAMILKEDGENIFKFENDVEPIKSDEEKTEDSSDEEENEAVVIDVEDINQRVIALPLNAGDYRNLLAVENGVMYINSGKLQRYNLKDRKEETIVEGARQVIVSADGESILYRPGSDFAIAKIKPGIKSGDGKLNLDDLEMKIDPKLEWAQIYKDGWRIFRDYFYVNNMHGVDWEAVKENYQQLLPYVGHRADLDYIFHEIISEANAGHAYANWGDFEQVKRVEGGLLGAKLTANTKAGRYKIVQIYEGQNWDESLRSPLTEQGIDVNEGDYIISINGKNITTDDNPYLALENTAGKRIEIKVNTEPKAEGARSSMIKPVTSEQNLRYYNWVIERRAMVDKLSGGRIGYIHVPNTAIEGNRELFKGMYAYHNKEALIIDDRYNGGGFIPDVMTDLLDRKTLSYWQRNGLTPMKTPAIAHDGPKVMLINGYSSSGGDAFPYYFKKKNLGTLIGTRTWGGLVGISGNAALVDGGSIAVPRFGIFNDEGEWIIEGVGVSPDIKVVDRPEQLAKGEDPGIEKAVEFLLEELEKNPAKKVEAPAPPNRSKWREE, from the coding sequence ATGAAGAAAATTGTACTACAAACATTATCACTTATTTTATTACTTGTTTACGCAACCGGAGTTGATGCAAAAGATGACTCGAGGTTACTGCGCTATCCCGATATTAATAACAACCTCGTGGCATTTGTTTATGCCGGCGATATTTGGACTGTCAACTCAAACGGAGGCGACGCCACAAGATTAACCTCCCATGAAGGGCTCGAATTATTCCCAAAAATTTCCCCTGATGGAAAGTTAATAGCATTTTCTGCTGAATATTCGGGAACGCGCCAGGTGTATGTTATGCCTGCCGAAGGAGGAACTCCAAAACAGCTTACCTACTACAACTCGGTAGGAATGATGCCGCCAAGAGGAGGTTTCGACAATGTGGTGCTCGACTGGACTCCCGACAGTAAAAACATACTAATACGTGGTAACCGCACCATCTGGGGACAACGCAACGGTAAGTATTTTTTGGTAAATATTGAAGGAGGATTAGAAAAACCATTACAAATTGTGAATGGTGGTTTTGCGACTTTCTCTCCTGATGCTAAAAAGCTATGTTTTACTCCGGTTGACCGTGAATTCCGTTCGTGGAAAAGATACAAAGGAGGTCGTGCTACCGATCTTTGGATTTATGATTTGGAAAAAGATATTTCGGAGCAAATAACTGATTTTAAAGGATCCGATCAGTGGCCGGTTTGGTTTGGAAACGAAATACTTTTCGCCTCCGACCGCGATTTGAAATTCAATATTTACAGCTACAACACCGAATCGAAAGAGGTAAAACAAATCACTAATTTCTCGGATTTTGACGTGATGTGGCCATCCGGCGAAAACGGGCAGATTGTTTTCGAAAATGGCGGGTACATTTATAAAACAAACCTGAAAACCGGAGAAACAACAAAGCTTACCGTTAACCTGCATTTCGACAATCCGAACTTATTGCCTTACTTTAAAAATGTAGCCGACAATATTCACAGTTACAGCGTTTCACCAACGGCAAAAAGAGCCTTGTTCGATGCCCGTGGCGATATTTTTTCTGTTCCGGCAGAAAAAGGAATTACCGAAAATTTAACAAAAACACAAGGTGTTCGTGAAATTTACCCACAGTGGTCGCCCAACGGGAAATACATATCGTATTATTCGGATGAAAGCGGCGAATACGAAATTTACTTGTTGGAAAATAAAGAAGGTGCCAAACCCGAACAAATCACCAACAACTCATCGGCATGGAAATACGACAGCGAGTGGTCGCCAAACAGCAAATACATGGTTTATTCAGATCGTACCTTAAACCTGAAACTGCTGAACGTTGAAACAAAAAAAGAAGTTACGATTGATCACGCGGCACAAAGTGAAATTCGCTCTTATAACTTCTCGCCTGACTCAAAATGGGTAACCTACGAAAAAGAATCAGCTAACGGACAAACCTCGATTTGGGTATACAACGTTGAAAGTGGGAACACAACTCAATTAACCGACAATAGATTTAACGATTATTCGCCTGTTTTTTCAACCGATGGAGAATACCTGTTTTTCCTGTCGAATCGCGATTTTAACCTTGATTTTTCAAGCTTTGAATTTAGCTATCTCTACAAAAATGCAACCCGCATTTATGCCATGATATTAAAAGAAGATGGCGAAAACATTTTTAAATTCGAGAATGATGTTGAACCCATAAAATCTGACGAAGAAAAAACGGAAGACAGCAGCGATGAAGAAGAGAACGAGGCCGTGGTAATTGATGTTGAGGACATTAATCAGCGTGTTATCGCTCTTCCGCTAAATGCAGGCGATTACCGTAACCTGCTAGCCGTTGAAAATGGTGTAATGTACATCAACAGTGGTAAATTACAACGTTACAATTTAAAAGACCGCAAAGAAGAAACTATTGTGGAAGGCGCACGACAGGTCATTGTTTCTGCCGATGGAGAATCGATATTATACCGTCCGGGCAGCGATTTTGCGATTGCAAAAATAAAACCCGGAATAAAATCAGGAGATGGCAAATTAAATCTCGACGATCTGGAAATGAAGATCGATCCGAAATTGGAATGGGCACAAATTTATAAAGACGGCTGGCGAATTTTCCGCGACTATTTTTACGTAAACAACATGCACGGTGTTGATTGGGAAGCGGTGAAAGAAAACTATCAGCAACTCCTGCCTTATGTTGGTCACCGCGCCGATCTCGACTATATTTTCCATGAAATTATTTCGGAGGCAAATGCTGGTCATGCTTATGCCAATTGGGGCGATTTTGAGCAAGTGAAAAGAGTTGAAGGCGGCTTACTGGGGGCAAAACTTACAGCCAACACCAAAGCCGGACGTTATAAAATAGTGCAAATATACGAAGGCCAAAACTGGGATGAATCGCTTCGCTCGCCTCTTACAGAACAGGGAATTGACGTAAACGAAGGAGATTACATTATTAGTATAAATGGCAAAAATATCACAACTGACGATAACCCTTACTTAGCCCTGGAAAATACAGCGGGCAAACGTATTGAAATAAAAGTAAATACGGAGCCAAAAGCCGAAGGAGCCCGCTCGTCGATGATTAAGCCCGTTACGAGCGAGCAAAATCTGCGCTACTACAACTGGGTAATCGAAAGACGCGCCATGGTTGACAAACTCTCGGGCGGACGAATTGGCTATATTCACGTGCCCAACACAGCTATTGAAGGTAACCGCGAACTGTTTAAAGGCATGTACGCCTACCACAACAAAGAAGCGCTGATTATTGACGACCGATACAACGGAGGTGGATTTATCCCCGATGTAATGACCGACCTGCTCGACAGAAAAACACTGAGCTACTGGCAACGAAATGGATTAACACCGATGAAAACACCGGCTATCGCACACGACGGGCCAAAAGTTATGCTCATCAACGGCTATTCATCGTCGGGTGGCGATGCTTTCCCTTACTATTTCAAAAAGAAAAATTTGGGAACATTGATCGGAACCAGAACCTGGGGAGGTTTAGTTGGTATTTCAGGAAATGCAGCACTGGTTGATGGCGGTTCTATTGCCGTTCCTCGCTTTGGTATTTTTAACGACGAAGGCGAATGGATTATCGAAGGTGTTGGCGTTTCACCGGATATTAAAGTAGTTGACCGACCTGAACAGCTGGCTAAAGGCGAAGATCCGGGGATTGAAAAAGCAGTTGAATTCCTATTGGAGGAACTGGAGAAAAATCCGGCTAAAAAAGTGGAAGCACCTGCTCCTCCAAATCGTTCGAAATGGAGAGAAGAATAG